One Serratia liquefaciens genomic window, CCTCGCTCATGGGCCAGCACCACGTCACGCGGCAGGATATGCTGCTTGGCATAGTGCTTGGCGACGATCCCGGCCAGCAGATCGCGCTGGGTGGGGATCACCTTGCTGTCTTTATTGGCGTTTTCATTGAGCAACGCCATATTGCTTTGCTCAACCAGGCCGCGGATCTCCTGGTTCAACCGTCCACGCAGTTCGCGCGCGACGTCGCGATCGTGACGATACTCAATATAGGCCCGCGCCAGCTGCTTGTACTCGCCGGCCATTAGCTGGTTTTCTACCGCCCGCTGGATTTCATGGATATCGACGCGCGGCTGCTGTGATATCTGCTGAGCGACTACGCGGGCGACGGTTGCGCAGTAATCCGCATCGACGATCCCCACGGCCAGCGCGGCCCGCTCGATGGCTTGCCCAATACGTGCCTCGTCAAAAGGTACCTGACAACCGTCCCGTTTAATCACTACTGGTTTCACGTTGTTACTCCTTGTTCCCCGAGGGAGCGTTGATGCCCTGCCTTGCAGATTTCAGCCTGAAAGCTATCGGGTATCGGTATGATTTCAGCTTATCCACAGGGCAATGCCGCAGCACGCAAGGGCTGAGGCGACGTGTGGATGATTTTGTGGATAACTACTATATATAGGTGCTGTCGTTTCTTAATGCACTATATATAGATGTTGATGGAGTTCTTTTGACGTAGGACAAAGAAAATGAAAGAGCGCGCGTAAGCTGTACAGACGTTAATTTCGGCCTGAATGCTCAGGCCGGACGAGAGTGGAAATGCTCGAGCAGGAACTCCACCCAGACGCGCACTCGCGGGGGCAGATCGGCGGAGGCGTAGTACAACCACAGTTGGGTGGGCTGCGGCCAGTATTCCGCCAGCACTGGCAGTAGAGTGCCCTGCGCAAAGTGATGCTCCGCATACCAACGTGCCAGACAGACGATGCCCAACCCGGCCAGCGCCGCATCCAGTAACATCTCCGGACGGCTGACCACCAGCCGGCCATGCAGTTCCAGCGTTTTGGCTTCGCCATGCCTGTGCAACGGCCATTTTACGCTGCGGCCGGTAGCCGGGTTACGGTGCAGCAGGCAATTATGTTGCAGCAGATCGTCAGGATCCTGCGGCGTGCCGTGCTGCGCAAGATAGCCGGGCGAGGCCGCCAGTACCATCTGCATCGGATACAGTGGCCGCGCCACCAACCGACTGTCGGGATCGACCCGGCTGCCGATGCCGACGTCAAACCCTTCGCCCACCAGATTGACCACGCGGGCATCCAGTGAGAGATCGAGATCGATCTGCGGATAACGTTCCAGGAATTGCGGGATCAACGGCATCAGGATCTGGCGGCCGAAGCCGGGGATCATGCTGACGCGCACCGTGCCGGAAGGTGCCTGCTGCGCGCTACCGGCAGTTTCCAGCGTGGCGGACAGCGCCTGCCACAGTGGCGCCACCTGCTGCAACAGCGCCTTGCCTTCGTCGGTGAGCACCACGTTGTGGGTATTACGCTGGAACAACCGCAGCGCCAGCTTTTCTTCCAGCACGCGAATATTTTTACTGATTGCCGCCGGGGTGACGCCCAGTTGGCGCGCGGCGGCGGAGAAATTCTGCGCCTGGGCGGCCGCGAGGAAGGCCGGCAGCAGGCGGTGCACGTCAAAGGGCAGCGACATAGTGGTTGATACTTTCAGTTGAAATTGAAGTGACCATTCACAGCCTACACCCGCGGCGCTGGAAATGGAAAAATGCGTTATCAAATCTTAATCAAGGATCCTTTATGTCGAGTATTTTAGTGTTGACCGCCCACCGTTTTCCCGACGAATCACGCATCAACAAAGCGTTGATCGAAGCGCTTCGTCCTTTGCCGGACGTCACTGTCCACGAACTGATGCGTGCCTACCCGGACTATCAAATCGACGTGGCGCATGAGCAAGAGCTGCTGCAAAACCATGATGCGGTGGTGATGCTGTTCCCGTTCTACTGGTACAGCTCACCGGCCATTCTCAGCGAATGGCAGGATGCGGTATTAACCCACGGTTTCGCTTACGGCAGTGAAGGTACCCAGCTGCACGGCAAGCCCTTGCAACTGGTGGTCACCACCGGCGGCAATCAGCAGGCCTATACGGCGGAAGGGTATAACCGCTATCCGGTCGAGGATTTGCTGCGTCCGTTCCATGCAATGGCCAACCTGACCGGCATGGATTATCTGCCGCCGCATCTGGTGCAGGGCGTTTTTGACATGAGCGATGAGCGTCTGGCGCAAGAGGCCGCCGGGGTGGTGGCTCTGTTGAAAAAAGGGCAGGGCGCAGCCTGAGGCCACGCCCTGGGGGTTAGTCCTCTAACAGCCACCACACCGCTTCGAACGGTCGCAGGGTGATGGCCTGCGGCTGCGTAGGCGCATCGGCGTAATTGCTCATCAGCGGACGCCACAACGCTGAAGGTTCCACCCCTTCCGCCTGCCAGGCCAGCGGTTCGCGGCTTAGGTTGGCCGCCACCAGCAGGCGTTGGCCGTTCCAGCGGCGCTGGTAGCACCACAGCGCCGGATGGCTGGGCGCCAGATCCTGATAGTCGCCGTGGGTCAACAGCGGATACTGCTTGCGCAAGGTGATTAACTGTCGGTAGGCGTAAAACACCGAGTCCAGATCGGCCAGTGCCGCTTCAGCATTGATTTGCGGGTAGTTTTCCGCACAGCCAATCCACGGGGTCCCTTGGGTGAATCCGGCGTTGGGCGCGGCACTCCACTGCATTGGCGTGCGGCCGTTATCGCGCGATTTAGTGGCCAGGATCGCCAGCAGCTCGGCTTCACTTTTGCCCTGTGCGCTATGTTCGGAATACATGTTCAGGCTTTCCACATCGCGGTACTGCCCGATGGTGCTAAAGCCGGGATTGGTCATGCCGATCTCTTCGCCCTGATAAATATAAGGCGTGCCCTGCATGCCGTGCAGCACCATCGCCAGCATTTTTGCGGCCGGTACTCGCAGTTCGCCTTCATCGCCGAAGCGCGAAACGATACGTGGCTGATCGTGGTTACACCAGAACAGCGCATTCCAGGCCTGGTTGTGCATACCCTGCTGCCAGTGACGGAAAATCTGTTTGAGTTCAACGTAATCCGGCGCCGCCAGCGTCCATTTCTCGCCGCCGGCATAGTCCACTTTCAGATGGTGGAAGTTGAAGGTCATCGACAACTCTTCACCGCTTTGCGCAGCGTACTGCCGGCAATGTTCCAGAGTAGTGGAAGACATTTCGCCCACGGTCATCAAGCC contains:
- a CDS encoding LysR family transcriptional regulator; translation: MSLPFDVHRLLPAFLAAAQAQNFSAAARQLGVTPAAISKNIRVLEEKLALRLFQRNTHNVVLTDEGKALLQQVAPLWQALSATLETAGSAQQAPSGTVRVSMIPGFGRQILMPLIPQFLERYPQIDLDLSLDARVVNLVGEGFDVGIGSRVDPDSRLVARPLYPMQMVLAASPGYLAQHGTPQDPDDLLQHNCLLHRNPATGRSVKWPLHRHGEAKTLELHGRLVVSRPEMLLDAALAGLGIVCLARWYAEHHFAQGTLLPVLAEYWPQPTQLWLYYASADLPPRVRVWVEFLLEHFHSRPA
- a CDS encoding NAD(P)H-dependent oxidoreductase → MSSILVLTAHRFPDESRINKALIEALRPLPDVTVHELMRAYPDYQIDVAHEQELLQNHDAVVMLFPFYWYSSPAILSEWQDAVLTHGFAYGSEGTQLHGKPLQLVVTTGGNQQAYTAEGYNRYPVEDLLRPFHAMANLTGMDYLPPHLVQGVFDMSDERLAQEAAGVVALLKKGQGAA
- the treC gene encoding alpha,alpha-phosphotrehalase gives rise to the protein MSNPIPWWQNGVIYQIYPKSFQDSTGNGYGDLAGVTQRLDYLQELGVDAIWLTPVYVSPQVDNGYDVADYCAIDPAYGTMEDFDRLITAAHQRSIRIVMDMVFNHTSTEHPWFKASQELNSPFRQFYVWRDGEGDAPPNNWRSKFGGNAWQWHADSGQYYLHLFATEQADLNWEHPPVREELKKVCQFWADKGVDGLRLDVINLVSKQQDFPSDPQGDGRRFYTDGPRIHEFLQEMSRDVFQPRGLMTVGEMSSTTLEHCRQYAAQSGEELSMTFNFHHLKVDYAGGEKWTLAAPDYVELKQIFRHWQQGMHNQAWNALFWCNHDQPRIVSRFGDEGELRVPAAKMLAMVLHGMQGTPYIYQGEEIGMTNPGFSTIGQYRDVESLNMYSEHSAQGKSEAELLAILATKSRDNGRTPMQWSAAPNAGFTQGTPWIGCAENYPQINAEAALADLDSVFYAYRQLITLRKQYPLLTHGDYQDLAPSHPALWCYQRRWNGQRLLVAANLSREPLAWQAEGVEPSALWRPLMSNYADAPTQPQAITLRPFEAVWWLLED